Proteins from a genomic interval of Nostoc sp. PCC 7120 = FACHB-418:
- a CDS encoding phage terminase large subunit family protein gives MFTPTPVRNKQPSRRRQKVNVTLWTVCSTVSALSVIGAVALMVGWKQQIPGNQISEVQQVKAQVAQIREVYLEKLSRTDYNIDHLSSYSSVEGAPTLTGWRQLAAALWGQQLRGEISRMQANEKSGFYRLHYMPALEIVKFNSLDVLLEAASGNNTFYWGYRKTDGTKVEEKLPTGAAAVLILGKLEAIDYAQNLESQPSVDLNQMLIQIRNAQEPYSLAQAQLLRARGYLDPVEQMAQVADIREKIRQKEEERRIYLQQMKKQLPQPISNRKPVNKSGE, from the coding sequence ATGTTTACTCCTACACCTGTCCGAAATAAACAACCAAGTCGAAGAAGACAAAAGGTAAATGTCACTTTGTGGACGGTTTGTTCGACTGTTAGTGCGCTGTCTGTTATTGGGGCGGTTGCATTAATGGTGGGATGGAAGCAACAAATTCCAGGTAATCAGATATCGGAGGTACAGCAAGTAAAGGCGCAAGTTGCCCAAATTCGAGAAGTGTACTTAGAAAAACTTTCCCGTACTGACTACAATATAGACCATCTGTCCAGTTACTCCTCAGTAGAAGGTGCCCCTACTCTTACAGGCTGGCGACAGTTAGCGGCGGCATTGTGGGGACAGCAACTGCGGGGTGAAATATCCAGAATGCAGGCTAATGAGAAATCTGGGTTTTACCGCCTTCACTATATGCCGGCACTGGAGATAGTTAAATTCAACTCGCTGGATGTTTTACTAGAAGCGGCTTCTGGAAATAATACTTTTTATTGGGGATACCGCAAAACCGATGGTACGAAAGTTGAGGAGAAGTTACCAACCGGGGCTGCTGCTGTTTTGATCTTGGGTAAATTAGAGGCGATTGATTACGCCCAGAATTTGGAATCTCAACCATCAGTCGATCTCAATCAAATGCTAATTCAGATTAGGAATGCTCAAGAACCATACTCTCTTGCACAGGCGCAGTTATTACGGGCGCGGGGGTATTTAGATCCAGTAGAGCAGATGGCACAGGTGGCAGACATCCGCGAGAAAATACGCCAGAAGGAGGAGGAAAGGCGAATATATCTCCAACAAATGAAGAAGCAATTACCCCAGCCAATTTCTAATAGAAAACCTGTTAATAAATCAGGGGAGTGA
- a CDS encoding AAA family ATPase, with amino-acid sequence MRLLLDIAWWVMTTNWVEQPAYPQQVRGENPQITGIVSNKKDIREYQSYFDFSEQKWRSLQMPPLLKEVVIYVRVDGSFSVFDPARQRDIAYNFNPNTLWNGLKSKNKVLCNGLIQDWVTWQNQPNKYPFQLFSNVIKKLAPHPSEWIEVGEPTRVSIEDVRDIPTVNLPYGNVPVTQTSAGMKRILGLAYLLVWTWYEHKKAAELRQQKPVNQIVLLIDEIESHLHPRWQRVILPAILAVVKELQPRMKIQALVTTHSPLVLASLEPNFNEQEDQLFLFKLQDREVSLDEVPWSKQGDTVGWLTSEIFGLKQARSKEAEIAIEAAEAWMRNDDMNAFPEHLRRPTQIHQELQRVLPGHDPFWPRWIVTTEKRNFGLSEV; translated from the coding sequence ATGCGGTTGTTACTAGATATCGCTTGGTGGGTGATGACTACAAATTGGGTAGAACAACCAGCATACCCACAGCAAGTTAGAGGTGAAAATCCGCAAATTACAGGAATAGTTAGCAATAAAAAAGATATAAGAGAATATCAGAGTTACTTTGATTTTTCTGAACAAAAATGGCGTAGTTTACAAATGCCTCCTTTATTAAAAGAGGTCGTTATTTATGTACGGGTTGATGGTAGTTTTTCTGTTTTTGACCCAGCTCGCCAACGCGATATTGCTTATAATTTTAATCCAAATACACTCTGGAATGGATTAAAATCAAAAAACAAAGTTCTTTGTAATGGTTTAATTCAAGATTGGGTAACATGGCAAAATCAACCAAATAAATATCCATTTCAACTATTTTCTAATGTTATTAAAAAACTTGCACCTCACCCTTCAGAATGGATAGAAGTGGGAGAGCCAACGCGAGTTTCCATTGAAGATGTGCGCGATATTCCTACAGTTAACCTACCTTATGGGAATGTTCCTGTCACTCAAACATCAGCCGGAATGAAGCGTATTCTGGGACTAGCTTATTTACTAGTGTGGACTTGGTACGAACATAAAAAAGCTGCTGAATTACGGCAACAAAAGCCAGTAAATCAGATAGTTTTACTAATTGATGAAATTGAATCTCATTTACATCCTCGTTGGCAGAGAGTGATTCTACCAGCTATTTTAGCTGTAGTGAAAGAATTACAACCCAGGATGAAGATACAGGCTTTAGTAACTACTCATTCTCCACTTGTTCTTGCTTCCTTAGAGCCAAATTTTAATGAGCAAGAAGATCAACTATTTTTATTTAAATTACAAGATAGAGAAGTTAGCCTTGATGAAGTACCTTGGTCAAAACAAGGGGATACAGTTGGATGGTTAACCTCAGAAATTTTTGGTCTCAAACAAGCCCGTTCCAAAGAAGCAGAAATCGCAATTGAAGCAGCAGAGGCTTGGATGCGTAATGATGATATGAATGCGTTTCCAGAACACTTGAGAAGACCAACACAAATCCATCAGGAACTTCAAAGAGTTTTACCAGGACATGACCCATTTTGGCCCCGTTGGATAGTTACAACGGAGAAAAGAAATTTTGGGTTATCAGAGGTATAA